One Gemmatimonadaceae bacterium DNA window includes the following coding sequences:
- a CDS encoding methyltransferase domain-containing protein: MIGSAACGSSKAAPAERAAPDSQWTSFARGLPADSFPPPSRRFSDIVAPRWTDETTRDAANEAETVMSALGVHPGMRVADVGAGDGYYVSRLAQRVGAAGHVYGEDIVPDYLTLLARRVTDERLGNVTVIRGDAHDPRLPRDTAERVDVVTMIHMYHEVTDPYAFLWNLAHSLKPGALVGVLDMTFATDRHGTPPWLLDCELGVVGYRKVRQQETGADEYLAIFRAPAADSLRSPAAIREAVRGGACQQR; the protein is encoded by the coding sequence GGCCGAACGGGCCGCCCCCGATTCGCAATGGACCTCGTTTGCCCGCGGGCTCCCGGCCGACTCGTTCCCGCCCCCCAGCCGCCGCTTCTCCGATATCGTCGCACCGCGCTGGACCGACGAAACGACGCGCGATGCCGCCAACGAGGCCGAGACGGTGATGAGCGCGTTGGGCGTTCACCCCGGGATGCGCGTGGCCGACGTGGGGGCCGGCGACGGCTACTACGTGAGCCGGCTCGCACAGCGGGTGGGGGCGGCTGGGCACGTCTATGGGGAGGACATCGTCCCCGACTATCTCACGCTCCTGGCGCGACGGGTGACCGACGAGCGGCTGGGGAACGTGACGGTGATCCGCGGCGACGCGCACGATCCCCGGCTCCCGCGTGACACGGCTGAGCGGGTCGACGTGGTGACGATGATCCACATGTATCATGAAGTCACGGATCCGTATGCCTTCCTCTGGAACCTGGCGCATTCGCTCAAGCCCGGGGCGCTGGTCGGCGTCCTCGACATGACCTTCGCGACCGATCGACACGGGACGCCGCCCTGGCTCCTCGACTGCGAGCTGGGCGTGGTTGGCTACCGCAAGGTGCGCCAGCAGGAGACCGGGGCCGACGAGTACCTGGCGATCTTCCGCGCCCCGGCCGCCGACTCGCTCCGCTCTCCCGCGGCCATCCGCGAGGCTGTGCGCGGCGGCGCCTGCCAGCAGCGTTAG